The Natronospira bacteriovora DNA window CCGTGCCTGCATGGATGAGAACGCCTCAATCGCCAGCTATCGAAAGGCAAGGATATCAAGAGCGGGCGGGGGACGGGGCCACGAAATGCACACGAGATAAAGGCGAAACATTTAGCCGCGAGATGGACGCTAAATGGACACAAAATGAAAGACAAAAAGATTATTGACCACAGATGGACACGGATGAACGCGGATGTGGGCCGTGCTTTCGGTGATGCCGTGCCGCTTCGGAGGGGCCGTGCCAGAGGATGGCAGGGCGGGTGCTGACTGCCCGCTGTAGGCGCGGATTCATCCGCGCCTGCAGGGGGGTCACCAAACGGGCGTGCCAACCAATAAATTGAAATCGCGGATGAATCCGCTCCCACGGTGCCTATAACCGACCCAGGCGTATCTTCCAGCACGGCCCCTCCGCAGTCGCACGGCATCCCACCCCGCACGGCCCACATCCGCGTCCATCCGTGTTCATCTGTGGCCAATAAACATCAAGCCATCCCCCAGCACGGCCCCTCCGAATCAGCACGGCATCCCACCCCGCACGGCCCAAATCTCGCGTCCATTTCGCGTCCATCTCGCGGCTAAATGTTTTCGCCTTTATCTCGTGTCCATTTCGTGGTCCCAATCCCCGCGCATTTCCCTTTCGCCGCCACGGCCCGGCATACTGTTGACAGCTCAGTCGGCTTGAAAGGAGAACACCTTGGTCAGTCGCAAACGGGCACCGGGACGGGAGATCTTTGGTTGGGCGATGTTCGACTTCGCCAACCAGGCCTATACCCTGCTGATCATTACCGTAGTCTTCGGTGATCTCTTCACCCGGGTGATCGTGGGTGACGGGCCGGATTACCGTCTAGGCAATCTGCTCTGGAGCATTGCCCTGGCGGTGAGCTACTTCATGGTGGTGGCGGTGGGACCGGTGTGCGGTGCACTGACGGATTATTCCCGCTCTCGCAAACGTTTTCTCTTTGCCAGTTACCTGCTCACCATCACCGCCACGGCCCTGCTCTATTTCGTGGAGCCAGGCTGGATTACCTACGCGGTCATCCTGATCATCGTTTCCAACTTCGCCTATGCCATTGGCGAGAACTTCATCGCCAGCTTTCTGCCCGACCTGGGGCCGAAGAAGGATCTGGGCTGGATCTCGGGCCTGGGCTGGAGCCTGGGCTACATCGGCGGCCTGGTGGCCACCGCCTTCACCCTGCTGGTGCTGGGCGAGGTGAGTGCGGAGAACTATGATCGCATTCGCTGGGTGGGGCCCTTCGCGGCGGGCTTCTTTCTGCTGGCGGCCATACCCACCTTTGTCTGGCTGAAGGAGCGGGGCCGGCGGCGAGTCAGGCCGGCGGGCCAGGGTTACCTCTCACTTGGTTTTTCACGCCTGGGGCATACCCTGCGCAATCTTGCCGCCTTCCGCGATCTCAGCATCCTGCTGATCTCCATCTTCTTCGCCATGGCGGGCATCTACATCATCATCAGCTTCTCCTTCATC harbors:
- a CDS encoding MFS transporter; its protein translation is MFDFANQAYTLLIITVVFGDLFTRVIVGDGPDYRLGNLLWSIALAVSYFMVVAVGPVCGALTDYSRSRKRFLFASYLLTITATALLYFVEPGWITYAVILIIVSNFAYAIGENFIASFLPDLGPKKDLGWISGLGWSLGYIGGLVATAFTLLVLGEVSAENYDRIRWVGPFAAGFFLLAAIPTFVWLKERGRRRVRPAGQGYLSLGFSRLGHTLRNLAAFRDLSILLISIFFAMAGIYIIISFSFIYGSQVIGWEEHVRAIMFVTVQITAAIGALGFGFIQSRLGAKRTYAITLCLWIAAILAIWQTPALTALARHLFDVEWEAQYVFLFAGSLAGLSLGSSQSAGRALVGVLTPRGKAAEFFGFWGLAGKAAAIFGILGLGIIQTWAGLADAILFCIALFALALISLIPVNEARGNTMAEEWRDPHRD